One genomic window of Malaciobacter molluscorum LMG 25693 includes the following:
- a CDS encoding radical SAM protein, whose product MSYSNSIIFGPIPSRRFGISLGIDLSPSKKQCNFDCLYCELEAAKTVDKMTEYPSVNEVISEIKRSFEKHSKIDVITLTANGEPTLYPYLNELIDEIDKIKGDTKTLILSNGSTIYDEKIYNALLKIDTVKLSLDCVSQKCFKKLDRNHEGIDINKIIKSMISFRKDTKNIFVLEVLFVKTLNDKEDEIEALYDAIKKINPHRVDIGTIDRPPAYKVKPVDFELLEKVANTFAGINVNIAFKNRPKSTQNFDENEIISMLRRRPLTKEDIENIFDDKSKIILENLVKSGVVSVVDSSGLIFYKIL is encoded by the coding sequence ATGTCTTACTCAAATTCTATTATTTTTGGTCCAATACCTTCAAGAAGGTTTGGAATATCTTTAGGAATTGATTTGTCTCCTAGTAAAAAACAGTGCAATTTTGACTGTTTATATTGTGAATTAGAAGCTGCAAAAACAGTTGATAAAATGACAGAATATCCAAGTGTAAACGAAGTGATTTCAGAAATAAAAAGAAGTTTTGAAAAGCACTCAAAAATTGATGTAATTACTTTAACTGCAAATGGTGAACCAACTTTATATCCATATTTAAATGAATTAATTGATGAAATAGATAAAATAAAAGGTGATACAAAAACACTTATTTTGTCAAATGGAAGTACAATTTATGATGAAAAAATCTATAATGCACTATTAAAAATTGATACTGTTAAATTATCACTTGATTGTGTAAGCCAAAAGTGTTTCAAAAAGCTTGATAGAAATCATGAAGGTATTGATATAAATAAAATTATAAAAAGTATGATTAGTTTTAGAAAAGATACTAAAAACATATTTGTATTAGAAGTTTTATTTGTTAAAACTTTAAATGATAAAGAAGATGAAATAGAAGCTTTATACGATGCAATTAAAAAGATAAATCCTCATAGAGTTGATATTGGTACAATAGATAGGCCTCCTGCATATAAAGTAAAACCAGTTGATTTTGAATTACTTGAAAAAGTTGCAAATACTTTTGCAGGAATAAATGTAAATATTGCCTTTAAAAATAGACCAAAATCAACACAAAATTTTGATGAAAATGAGATAATATCTATGTTAAGAAGAAGACCTTTAACAAAAGAAGATATTGAAAATATTTTCGATGATAAATCTAAAATTATATTAGAAAATCTTGTAAAATCAGGTGTAGTATCTGTGGTTGATAGTAGTGGATTGATTTTTTATAAAATTTTATAA
- a CDS encoding aspartate-semialdehyde dehydrogenase, with the protein MRKFNVAVVGATGAVGEELFRVMEAYDFPVNKLVPLASAKSAGTTVEYKNKEYTVLELTQTVFEENEVEIAFFSAGGNISAKFAKYAVEAGAVVIDNTSHFRMEPNIPLVVPEVNPQDIAKWKETGIIANPNCSTIQMVLSLKPLDDLYGIKRVDVSTYQAVSGAGKAGMEELVKQMQAFFAFKLDETKKEAFAHQIALNVIPQIDVPQPNGFTKEEMKMINETQKIMHKQMQIAATCVRVPVLRSHSETITVTFEDGIEVDVQKAREALNNFENVEVIDDLENNQYPMPIISTDTDTTFVGRIRKDNYCDNVLHYFNVADQVRVGAATNSVRIALKWIEMENDN; encoded by the coding sequence ATGAGAAAATTTAATGTTGCTGTTGTAGGAGCAACTGGGGCAGTTGGTGAAGAGTTATTTAGAGTTATGGAAGCATATGACTTTCCAGTAAATAAATTAGTTCCATTAGCAAGTGCTAAAAGTGCAGGAACTACTGTTGAATATAAAAATAAAGAGTACACTGTTTTAGAATTAACACAGACTGTTTTTGAAGAAAATGAAGTAGAAATAGCATTCTTTAGTGCAGGTGGTAATATTTCTGCTAAATTTGCAAAATATGCAGTTGAAGCAGGTGCTGTTGTTATCGATAATACAAGTCATTTTAGAATGGAACCAAATATTCCTTTAGTAGTACCAGAAGTAAATCCACAAGATATTGCAAAATGGAAAGAAACAGGAATTATTGCAAACCCTAACTGTTCAACTATTCAAATGGTTTTATCTTTAAAACCGCTTGATGATTTATATGGAATTAAAAGAGTAGATGTTTCAACTTATCAAGCGGTAAGTGGTGCTGGAAAAGCTGGAATGGAAGAACTTGTTAAACAAATGCAAGCATTTTTTGCTTTTAAACTTGATGAAACAAAAAAAGAAGCATTTGCTCATCAAATCGCTCTTAATGTAATTCCACAAATTGATGTTCCTCAACCAAATGGTTTCACAAAAGAAGAAATGAAAATGATTAATGAAACTCAAAAAATTATGCACAAACAGATGCAAATTGCTGCAACTTGTGTAAGAGTTCCTGTATTAAGAAGTCATAGTGAAACAATTACAGTAACATTTGAAGATGGAATTGAAGTTGATGTACAAAAAGCAAGAGAGGCTTTAAATAATTTTGAAAATGTTGAAGTTATTGATGATTTAGAAAATAATCAATACCCAATGCCTATTATTTCAACTGATACAGATACTACATTTGTTGGTAGAATAAGAAAAGATAATTATTGTGATAATGTATTACATTATTTTAATGTTGCAGATCAAGTAAGAGTTGGTGCTGCAACAAACTCTGTTAGAATTGCATTGAAATGGATAGAAATGGAGAATGATAATTAA
- the hemE gene encoding uroporphyrinogen decarboxylase: MSKIFVDACLGKQTAYTPVWMMRQAGRYLPEYMEVRKKAGDFLSLCHNPELACEVTIQPLDIVGVDAAILFSDILVIPNEMGMELKFIKGEGPKFDTPVKTQEDVDALLGGEEAANKLTYVYETIKLLKQKLPEDKALIGFTGAPWTLATYMIEGQGTKTYNICKKMMYSNPELLHSILKKVTEVVKYYMIKQIEAGADVVQIFDSWASAIEPSKYDEFSWKYMVEIAEYIKEKYPEIPIIMFPKGVAAFIERGLVYGNFDVFGVDWGTPMALAKEKLGSQYVLQGNMEPTRLYSKEKTTECVEGIQKIMEGKRHIFNLGHGILPDVPVENAIHFVSECHRVSKKRKF; the protein is encoded by the coding sequence ATGTCAAAGATTTTTGTTGATGCTTGTTTAGGTAAACAAACAGCTTATACTCCTGTATGGATGATGAGGCAAGCAGGGAGATATCTTCCTGAATATATGGAAGTAAGAAAAAAAGCAGGTGATTTTTTATCTTTATGTCATAATCCAGAACTTGCTTGTGAAGTTACAATTCAACCTCTTGATATTGTTGGTGTTGATGCAGCTATTTTATTCAGTGATATTTTAGTTATACCAAATGAAATGGGAATGGAATTAAAGTTTATTAAAGGTGAAGGTCCTAAGTTTGATACACCAGTTAAAACACAAGAAGATGTTGATGCTCTATTAGGTGGAGAAGAAGCAGCAAATAAGTTAACTTACGTATATGAAACAATAAAACTTTTAAAACAAAAATTACCTGAAGATAAAGCATTAATAGGTTTTACAGGAGCTCCTTGGACGCTTGCTACATATATGATTGAAGGTCAAGGTACAAAAACATACAATATTTGTAAAAAGATGATGTATTCAAATCCTGAACTTTTACATAGTATTCTTAAAAAAGTAACTGAAGTTGTTAAATATTATATGATTAAACAAATTGAAGCAGGAGCTGATGTTGTTCAAATATTTGATTCTTGGGCAAGTGCTATTGAACCATCAAAATATGATGAGTTTTCTTGGAAGTATATGGTTGAAATTGCTGAATATATAAAAGAAAAATATCCAGAAATTCCAATTATTATGTTTCCTAAAGGTGTTGCAGCATTTATTGAAAGAGGACTAGTTTATGGTAACTTTGACGTATTTGGTGTAGATTGGGGAACTCCAATGGCATTGGCAAAAGAGAAACTTGGGAGTCAATATGTCCTTCAAGGAAATATGGAACCAACAAGACTTTACTCAAAAGAAAAAACTACTGAGTGTGTAGAAGGTATTCAAAAAATCATGGAAGGTAAAAGACATATTTTTAATCTAGGTCATGGAATTTTACCTGATGTACCTGTTGAAAATGCAATACACTTTGTAAGTGAGTGTCATAGAGTTTCAAAAAAGCGTAAATTTTAA
- a CDS encoding GNAT family N-acetyltransferase, which yields MEILIKKFNELSNIELYEILRLRIEVFVVEQNCIYNDIDGIDIDSYHLLIKDNSKIVAYLRVYQKSQNEVSFGRVLVSNSNRGKGYAKKIIEEVLVFIEKTYKNKTIVIEAQTYLQNFYECFGFVIFSEEFLEDGIPHIMMKK from the coding sequence ATGGAAATCTTAATAAAAAAGTTTAATGAATTATCAAATATTGAGTTATATGAAATTTTAAGATTAAGAATAGAAGTTTTTGTTGTTGAACAAAATTGCATTTATAATGATATAGATGGTATAGATATTGATTCTTACCATTTACTAATAAAAGATAATTCTAAAATAGTTGCATATTTAAGAGTTTATCAAAAATCTCAAAATGAAGTTAGTTTTGGAAGAGTTTTAGTTTCTAATAGTAATAGAGGAAAAGGTTATGCTAAAAAAATTATTGAAGAAGTATTAGTTTTTATTGAAAAAACATATAAAAATAAAACAATTGTTATTGAAGCACAAACATATTTACAAAATTTTTACGAATGCTTTGGTTTTGTTATTTTTTCTGAAGAGTTTTTAGAAGATGGAATACCTCATATCATGATGAAAAAATGA
- a CDS encoding iron-containing alcohol dehydrogenase — translation MTFSYYNPTAIEFGAGKISEITKYIPKKSNVLFVYGGGSIKKNGIYQQVVEALKNFNFFEFYGVEPNPSVETMNKALSIVKEEEIDYILAVGGGSVIDGCKYLAAAALYDGDAWDFLDGKKQVEKALPIGVVLTLPATGSESNSLSVVSKKSTNDKRLFASDFIHPKFAVLDPSVMSTLDDRQLKNGLVDAFVHTCEQYLTIPNNSLVHDGYSETILRGLTTLMNTWENKDDSDWRDNLMLLANQALNGFIGCGVVQDWATHFIGHEITAYYGLDHARSLAVVQPHLLRVMFEDKKDKLEQMGKNVFAITDANKVIDKIESLYNNLGVSTKLSDYEVDDKVIENITESLKKHQMLKLGENQDITIEKVKEILQKSLA, via the coding sequence ATGACGTTTTCATATTACAATCCAACGGCGATTGAATTTGGTGCAGGTAAGATTAGTGAAATAACTAAATATATTCCTAAAAAATCAAATGTATTATTTGTATATGGTGGTGGTTCTATTAAAAAGAATGGAATATACCAACAAGTTGTGGAAGCATTAAAGAATTTTAATTTCTTTGAATTTTATGGAGTAGAACCAAATCCTTCTGTTGAAACAATGAACAAAGCATTATCAATTGTAAAAGAAGAAGAAATTGATTATATTTTAGCTGTTGGTGGAGGTTCTGTAATTGATGGTTGTAAGTATTTAGCAGCAGCAGCTTTATATGATGGAGATGCTTGGGATTTTTTAGATGGTAAAAAGCAAGTAGAAAAAGCTTTACCAATTGGAGTTGTTTTAACTTTACCTGCTACAGGAAGTGAATCTAACTCTTTAAGTGTAGTATCAAAAAAATCTACAAATGATAAGAGATTATTTGCATCAGATTTTATTCATCCTAAATTTGCTGTTCTTGATCCTTCTGTTATGTCAACACTTGATGATAGACAACTAAAAAATGGTTTAGTTGATGCTTTTGTTCACACTTGTGAACAATATTTGACAATACCAAATAACTCTTTAGTTCATGATGGATATAGTGAAACTATATTAAGAGGTTTAACAACTCTTATGAATACTTGGGAAAATAAAGATGATAGTGATTGGCGAGATAATTTAATGTTATTGGCAAATCAAGCATTAAATGGTTTTATTGGTTGTGGTGTTGTTCAAGATTGGGCAACTCACTTTATAGGTCATGAAATAACTGCATATTATGGACTTGATCATGCAAGAAGTTTAGCTGTAGTGCAACCACATCTATTAAGAGTGATGTTTGAAGATAAAAAAGATAAGTTAGAGCAAATGGGTAAGAATGTATTTGCAATAACAGATGCAAATAAAGTTATTGATAAAATAGAGAGTCTTTATAATAATTTAGGAGTTTCTACCAAATTGAGTGATTATGAAGTAGATGATAAAGTAATAGAAAATATTACAGAGTCTTTAAAAAAACATCAAATGTTAAAACTTGGTGAAAATCAAGATATTACTATTGAAAAAGTAAAAGAGATACTTCAAAAATCATTAGCGTAA
- the gyrA gene encoding DNA gyrase subunit A — MENLFEDQDIIDINIEDSVKASYLDYSMSVIIGRALPDAKDGLKPVHRRILYAMHDLNMSSRSPYKKSARIVGDVIGKYHPHGDTSVYDALVRMAQNFSMRAPLVDGQGNFGSVDGDNAAAMRYTEARMTKISEEILRDIDKDTVNFTSNYDDTLKEPAILPTRVPTLLLNGSEGIAVGMATKIPPHNLNELLEGVLYTIDNPDATADDLMEFIKGPDFPTGGTIFGRRGIIDAYNTGRGRVKIRAKHHIETKGKKEVIVLDELPYQVNKSRLIEQIATLAKDKQIEGVSEVRDESDREGIRVVIELKKDAMSEIVLNNLYKSTPLETTFGIILLAVHNKEPKVFTLPELLNLFVSHRKTVIIRRTIFDLEKAKARAHILEGLKIAVDNIDEVVKIIRSSSNDADAKDKLQERFELSVIQSQAILDMRLGRLTGLQRDKLEAEYQELLVLIAELEAILKSEEKLNEIIKEEIAEIKDKYSDDRRTEIEDSYDEIDIEDLIPNEPMVVTITHNGYVKRVPIKSYEKQRRGGKGKVAVTTHDDDFIERFFVTNTHDTLMFITNMGQLYWLKVYRIPEGSRTAKGKAVVNLINLRADEKIMAIIPTTDFDESKSLAFFTRNGIVKRTSLTDFANIRSNGVRAIVLDDADEVVTAKITIPGSQYFMIFTSLGQCIRFEIEKTREQGRSTRGVRGIKFKHDSDFVVDADVIISEDQELLTVSEKGIGKRTTVDEYRLTNRAGSGVISMKLHQKTGNVIGSVLVDEKQDLMALTSIGKMIRVDMQTIRKAGRNTSGVIIVNVDKGDRVVSIAKCPKEEDDELDIESATDLAGVIEDSNLVEHDESSNNQTNDNLIDSKEEE, encoded by the coding sequence ATGGAAAACCTTTTCGAAGATCAAGATATAATAGATATTAATATAGAAGATAGTGTTAAAGCTTCTTATTTGGACTACTCAATGAGTGTAATTATTGGACGGGCTTTACCTGATGCAAAAGATGGATTAAAACCAGTTCATAGAAGAATATTGTATGCTATGCATGATTTAAATATGAGTTCAAGATCTCCATATAAAAAGTCTGCAAGGATTGTAGGGGATGTTATTGGTAAGTATCACCCACATGGAGATACTTCTGTTTATGATGCATTAGTAAGAATGGCGCAAAATTTCTCAATGAGAGCTCCACTAGTTGATGGACAAGGTAACTTTGGTTCTGTTGATGGTGATAATGCAGCAGCAATGAGATATACGGAAGCTAGAATGACTAAAATATCAGAGGAGATATTAAGAGATATTGATAAAGATACTGTTAATTTCACTTCAAATTATGATGATACTTTAAAAGAACCTGCAATATTACCTACAAGAGTTCCTACACTTTTATTAAATGGAAGTGAAGGTATTGCTGTTGGTATGGCAACTAAGATTCCACCTCATAACTTAAATGAACTTTTAGAAGGTGTTTTATATACAATTGATAATCCAGATGCAACTGCTGATGATTTAATGGAATTTATTAAAGGTCCAGATTTCCCAACAGGTGGTACAATCTTTGGAAGAAGAGGAATTATCGATGCTTATAATACTGGACGTGGAAGAGTAAAAATTAGAGCAAAACATCATATTGAAACAAAAGGTAAAAAAGAGGTAATTGTACTTGATGAACTACCATATCAAGTAAATAAGTCAAGACTTATTGAACAAATTGCAACTTTAGCAAAAGATAAACAGATTGAAGGTGTTTCAGAAGTTAGAGATGAGTCTGATAGAGAAGGTATTAGAGTTGTTATTGAACTTAAAAAAGATGCAATGAGTGAGATTGTTTTAAATAATCTTTATAAATCAACACCTTTAGAAACAACTTTTGGAATTATTCTTTTAGCAGTACATAATAAAGAGCCAAAAGTATTTACTTTACCAGAGTTATTAAATCTATTTGTTTCACATAGAAAAACTGTAATTATTAGAAGAACAATTTTTGATTTAGAAAAAGCAAAAGCAAGAGCACATATTTTAGAAGGTTTAAAAATTGCAGTTGATAATATTGATGAAGTTGTAAAAATTATTAGATCTTCTTCAAATGATGCAGATGCAAAAGATAAACTTCAAGAAAGATTTGAGTTATCTGTAATTCAATCTCAAGCAATTTTAGATATGAGACTTGGAAGATTAACGGGACTTCAAAGAGATAAACTTGAAGCAGAATATCAAGAGTTATTAGTTCTTATTGCAGAGTTAGAAGCTATTTTAAAATCTGAAGAGAAATTAAATGAAATTATTAAAGAAGAAATAGCAGAAATTAAAGATAAATATTCTGATGATAGAAGAACTGAAATAGAAGATTCTTATGATGAAATTGATATTGAAGATTTAATTCCAAATGAACCTATGGTTGTTACTATTACTCATAATGGATATGTAAAAAGAGTTCCAATTAAATCATATGAAAAACAAAGAAGAGGTGGTAAAGGTAAAGTAGCAGTTACTACTCATGATGATGATTTTATTGAAAGATTTTTTGTTACAAATACACATGATACATTAATGTTTATTACTAATATGGGACAATTATATTGGTTAAAAGTATATAGAATTCCTGAAGGTAGTAGAACAGCAAAAGGTAAAGCTGTAGTTAATCTTATTAACTTAAGAGCTGATGAAAAGATTATGGCAATTATACCAACTACAGATTTTGATGAGTCTAAATCTTTAGCATTCTTTACAAGAAATGGTATTGTAAAAAGAACATCATTAACTGATTTTGCAAATATCAGAAGTAATGGTGTAAGAGCAATTGTATTGGATGATGCGGATGAAGTTGTTACAGCTAAGATTACAATTCCTGGATCTCAATATTTTATGATATTTACAAGTTTAGGTCAATGTATTAGATTTGAAATTGAGAAAACAAGAGAACAGGGAAGAAGTACAAGAGGTGTAAGAGGAATTAAATTTAAACATGATTCAGACTTTGTTGTTGATGCGGATGTTATTATTAGTGAAGATCAAGAATTATTAACTGTATCTGAAAAAGGTATAGGAAAAAGAACAACCGTTGATGAGTATAGACTTACAAATAGAGCTGGTTCGGGTGTTATTTCTATGAAATTACATCAAAAAACAGGTAATGTTATTGGTTCTGTACTTGTTGATGAAAAACAAGATTTAATGGCCTTAACATCTATTGGTAAGATGATTAGAGTTGATATGCAAACAATCAGAAAAGCAGGGAGAAATACTTCTGGTGTTATTATTGTTAATGTTGATAAGGGAGATAGAGTTGTATCTATTGCAAAATGTCCTAAAGAAGAGGATGATGAATTAGATATTGAGTCTGCTACTGATTTAGCAGGTGTAATTGAAGATTCAAATTTAGTTGAACATGATGAATCTTCAAATAATCAAACAAATGATAATTTAATAGATAGTAAAGAGGAAGAATAA
- a CDS encoding YdcH family protein, translating into MFHEHRDTIAKLKQENARFHDLFDKHNELDEKISQLSKDFSNQFEIEKLKKEKLKIKDEVHNMIVDYNNAR; encoded by the coding sequence ATGTTTCATGAACACAGAGATACAATTGCAAAACTAAAACAAGAAAATGCTAGATTTCATGATTTGTTTGATAAACATAATGAACTTGATGAAAAAATATCTCAGCTATCAAAAGATTTTTCAAATCAATTTGAAATTGAAAAATTAAAAAAAGAGAAACTTAAAATTAAAGATGAAGTACATAATATGATTGTTGATTATAATAATGCAAGATAA
- a CDS encoding heavy metal translocating P-type ATPase yields MQKYKLQNLDCANCAGKIEKSLNEMEELENVKLNFSTSTLTFEQKVKENILDKIEKEIQKIEKEVTIQKNNDKKQRTFWQLLDKRLLAITIISLILTYFSYNHIQNNSIQIIVYILAYVLVGWDVLYKAATNIIRGKVFDEHFLMGIATIGAFALGEYVEGISVMIFYQIGEMFQSVAVNNSRDSINALIDIKPEFANVKEKENIIQKAPEEVKISDIILVKTGEKVPVDGVLISDEVSFDTSAITGEFKPKRVSKEEEVLSGFINTSKAAYIKVTSSYKDSTVAKIIELIENASSRKATAEKFITKFAAVYTPIVVILAVLLASIPPLIFENALFTDWVERALIFLVISCPCALVVSIPLSFFSAIGAVSKRGVLVKGANYIEKLTEIENIIFDKTGTLTHGVFQVTNINAIDNNKDELLKVAAYAESFSTHPIAKSIVKAYNQNIDSKLILNHEELSGLGVKATIENKEVLIGNERLLEKFNIQIPSIEEKLNIIFIAINNIFAGYIVVSDIIKDEAKNVISELKHLDIKRTYMLTGDKKEVALKVANDLGIDEVKYELLPQDKLSNFEQIKKQTNRVTAFVGDGINDAPTLANSDVGFAMGGVGSDLAVKSADVVILNDNISCITDALKIAKKTKRIVYENIIFIMLIKVGFLLLGAFALIGMKEAIFADVGVALLAIFNSMRILKTIKNKPNEQEEHKSCCSGTSCCSTSQN; encoded by the coding sequence CTTTTCAACTTCAACATTAACTTTTGAACAAAAAGTGAAAGAAAATATTTTAGATAAAATTGAAAAAGAGATTCAGAAAATAGAAAAAGAAGTAACAATACAAAAAAATAATGATAAAAAACAAAGAACTTTTTGGCAATTATTAGATAAAAGATTACTTGCTATTACTATTATATCTTTGATTCTTACATACTTTTCTTATAATCATATACAAAACAACTCTATTCAAATAATAGTCTATATATTAGCCTATGTTTTAGTTGGATGGGATGTACTTTATAAAGCAGCTACAAATATAATAAGAGGAAAAGTTTTTGATGAACACTTTTTAATGGGTATTGCAACTATTGGTGCATTTGCTTTAGGAGAATATGTTGAAGGTATTTCAGTTATGATTTTTTACCAAATTGGTGAGATGTTTCAATCAGTTGCAGTAAATAATTCAAGAGATAGTATTAATGCACTAATTGATATAAAACCAGAATTTGCAAATGTAAAAGAGAAAGAAAATATTATTCAAAAAGCTCCTGAAGAAGTAAAAATTTCTGATATTATTTTAGTAAAAACTGGAGAAAAAGTTCCAGTTGATGGTGTTTTAATATCTGATGAAGTTAGTTTTGATACTAGTGCAATCACAGGAGAATTTAAACCCAAAAGAGTATCAAAAGAAGAAGAAGTTTTAAGTGGTTTTATAAATACTTCAAAAGCTGCATATATAAAAGTTACTTCTTCTTATAAAGATTCAACTGTTGCAAAAATTATTGAATTAATAGAAAATGCTTCTTCAAGAAAAGCAACAGCTGAAAAATTTATCACTAAATTTGCTGCTGTTTATACTCCTATTGTAGTTATTTTAGCAGTTTTATTAGCGTCTATTCCTCCTTTAATATTTGAAAATGCTTTATTTACAGACTGGGTGGAAAGAGCTCTAATCTTTTTAGTAATTTCTTGTCCTTGTGCTTTAGTTGTATCTATTCCATTATCATTTTTTAGTGCAATTGGTGCAGTATCTAAAAGAGGTGTACTAGTAAAAGGTGCAAACTATATAGAAAAACTTACTGAAATTGAAAATATTATATTTGATAAAACAGGAACTTTAACACATGGTGTTTTTCAAGTAACAAATATAAATGCAATAGATAATAATAAAGATGAATTATTAAAAGTTGCAGCATATGCAGAAAGCTTCTCTACTCACCCAATTGCAAAATCAATTGTAAAAGCTTATAATCAAAATATTGATTCAAAACTTATTTTAAACCATGAAGAGTTAAGTGGTCTTGGAGTAAAAGCAACAATTGAAAATAAAGAAGTTTTAATAGGTAATGAAAGATTATTAGAAAAATTTAATATCCAAATTCCAAGTATAGAAGAAAAGTTAAATATAATATTTATTGCGATTAATAATATTTTTGCAGGATATATTGTAGTAAGTGATATTATAAAAGATGAGGCAAAAAATGTAATTTCTGAACTAAAGCATTTAGATATAAAAAGAACATATATGCTTACTGGTGATAAAAAAGAAGTTGCATTAAAAGTTGCAAATGATTTAGGAATAGATGAAGTAAAATATGAACTACTTCCTCAAGATAAACTATCAAATTTTGAACAAATAAAAAAACAAACAAATAGAGTTACTGCATTTGTAGGTGATGGAATAAATGATGCTCCTACTTTAGCAAATTCAGATGTAGGTTTTGCAATGGGTGGAGTTGGTAGTGACTTAGCCGTAAAATCTGCTGATGTAGTAATTTTAAATGATAATATTAGTTGCATAACAGATGCATTAAAAATAGCTAAAAAAACAAAAAGAATTGTATATGAAAATATAATTTTTATTATGTTAATAAAAGTAGGATTTTTATTATTAGGAGCCTTTGCACTAATAGGTATGAAAGAGGCTATTTTTGCAGATGTTGGTGTTGCTTTACTTGCAATATTTAACTCTATGAGAATTCTAAAAACAATAAAAAACAAACCTAACGAACAAGAAGAACACAAAAGTTGTTGTTCTGGTACCTCTTGTTGCTCTACTTCTCAAAACTAA
- a CDS encoding sulfite exporter TauE/SafE family protein, which yields MDLEFFILILIVLIFAAFVHGSIGFGFALIPTPIIAIFTDMQTAILLTLLPTLVVNLVSFLSEGNSKEAVVRFLPIAVITMIGSAIGTQILIFSNSDIFKLLLAISILLYLYTNNKNISISVFSKYPKTSFILYPFVTGIVGGLTNVMGPMLMIYGIELKYSKAQFIQMMNICFLLGKIVQIFVFFINDSFTKTEVSFSLITILIISFSLYLGIKIKKQIDSKLYIKLIKILLFIISIILITQFIYNL from the coding sequence TTGGATTTAGAATTTTTTATATTAATATTAATTGTTCTTATTTTTGCAGCATTTGTTCATGGAAGCATAGGTTTTGGTTTTGCTTTAATTCCAACTCCAATAATTGCAATTTTTACAGATATGCAAACTGCAATACTTCTTACATTATTACCAACTTTAGTAGTAAATCTAGTTAGTTTTTTAAGTGAAGGTAACAGCAAAGAAGCAGTTGTCAGGTTTTTACCTATTGCAGTAATTACCATGATTGGAAGCGCTATTGGTACGCAAATATTGATATTTTCTAATTCTGATATATTTAAACTTCTTTTAGCTATTTCAATATTACTTTATCTTTATACAAATAACAAAAATATTTCAATAAGTGTTTTTAGTAAGTATCCAAAAACTTCATTTATTCTATATCCTTTTGTTACAGGTATTGTTGGTGGATTAACTAATGTTATGGGTCCAATGCTTATGATATATGGAATTGAATTAAAATACTCGAAAGCACAATTTATTCAGATGATGAATATCTGCTTTTTACTTGGAAAAATTGTTCAAATATTTGTATTTTTTATAAATGATAGCTTTACAAAAACAGAAGTTAGTTTTTCTTTGATTACTATTTTAATAATCTCTTTTTCTTTATATTTGGGAATAAAGATAAAAAAACAAATAGACTCTAAACTGTATATTAAATTAATTAAAATATTACTTTTTATAATTTCAATTATACTTATTACTCAATTTATATATAATTTATAA
- a CDS encoding YqhA family protein has product MIEKLFEKAMWQTRFLVMFAVIFGLVGAIVLFVVASLDIWGVAKYTFSSLISHVHPKDFHEDIVSGIIGAIDLYLIAVVLLIFSFGVYELFISPIDHIESAKEDQKILSITSLDQLKDKIAKVIVMVLVVNFFQRVLHTTYSSALEMLYFALAVTALAVSLFFLGKIGKK; this is encoded by the coding sequence ATGATAGAGAAGCTTTTTGAAAAAGCAATGTGGCAAACTAGATTTTTAGTTATGTTTGCTGTAATATTTGGACTTGTGGGTGCAATAGTTTTATTTGTAGTTGCAAGTTTAGATATTTGGGGTGTAGCAAAATATACGTTTAGTTCGTTGATTTCTCATGTTCACCCTAAAGATTTTCATGAAGATATTGTAAGTGGTATTATTGGTGCAATTGATTTATATTTGATTGCTGTTGTATTACTGATTTTTTCTTTTGGAGTATATGAACTTTTCATATCTCCAATTGATCATATTGAATCTGCAAAAGAAGATCAAAAAATATTATCGATTACTTCTTTAGACCAATTGAAAGATAAAATTGCAAAAGTAATTGTTATGGTATTGGTAGTTAATTTTTTTCAAAGAGTTTTACATACTACATACTCAAGTGCACTTGAAATGCTTTATTTTGCACTAGCAGTTACTGCATTAGCTGTTTCTCTCTTCTTTTTAGGTAAAATTGGAAAAAAATAA